In the Oncorhynchus nerka isolate Pitt River linkage group LG6, Oner_Uvic_2.0, whole genome shotgun sequence genome, ATTTCTGTATGACAGGTACAATCTCTACCCTAGAGCCATGCATTAATATATCTctatacacagagtgtacaaaacattaggaacaccagcTCTTacaatgacatagactgaccgggtgaaagctatgatccctatgAAACAAACATAAATaagttagaaattgtgctactCATGCACAAACACGTCTCGTAAAAGTAATGATGTTTTCGATTGGTTAGCGTTGGAAAAttgtacaaataaaacattttccttcttcagaagttccagctagCCAGGCTAACgttatcatacagtaggcgtatattaataattatatagttaatataagtagacatgcTATTCTAATTGACTGCGCATAAAAAGCACCCACAAACTACTGGTGGCTGAAAACGCAATCACCAGGATCAGTGAAGAATTTCCGGGCAAAAGGGCGATCTATTTCAAATTCATTCTTTCCTTCGCCCCTTCCCCTGCAAGCGTATACTCGTCagacgtcatgatacgtcatcagaagtgtccacttaatttgaggacTGACGCTTCGAACACACCGACACCGTCCCTGAGCAAAATAGCacacagcatcatctggatatgtgtgcaacaacCGTTCAACATTCATTACAGTATGACGCATACGTTCGATACATCCAATGTGCGCATCACACCGGACGCACTGCAAATGCCTCTGCAAGGCAAACGCGGGGTTTCATTGGAAACAAATGTAATTCTGCagtaccaaaatgcaatgacgctgtcggtgtgttcgaagcgggaggggagagggtgagtcTGATAAGTGTTTGGACTGCagccagtgtagatgaaggggaggagacaggttaaataattatttttaagccttgagacaattgagacatggattttgtatgtgtgccattcagaggatgaatgggcaagacaacagtTTTAAGTGCCTATGAACTGGGGGGGTACCAGGGGCactagtttgagtgtgtcaagaacggcaacgctgctgggtttttcaccctTAACAGTTTCCCatctgtatcaagaatggtccaccacccaaaggacatccagccaacttgacgcaactctggaaagcattggagtcaacatgggccagcatccctgtggaacgctttcgacaccttgttgagtccatgccccgattTAATTGAggctgtttgtgtgcatgtgcaaGATTTGTACAGACTCAGAGCTTCAAAATGGTacatcatacactgcagttggaggAAACATGGGAAAGTTATGCTTCTTTGAAATTTGACAAACGTGTTATCTCACTTAGAGACAAGTAGGACAAATGCTCTAGAAAGATTCAGTTTCTAGAGAGCTCTTTCTTCAGTTGCGCCCATTCAGTgtcgttcacaccctcttcagCCTTTGCCATCTCTTTATGAATTCACATGGAAACGCATGAGTCATCATGGCATTGTCCTCCTGAAAGTAATTGTTCTACTTAAACTCCCTCTGAGCTTTATCGGTAGCACCAgctaaattcagggcagcaatgCTTTTGAGAGCTGTGCAGGGTTGGGCGATATGGCCGAAATATCGCATCACAATATTTTTCTAATTATTGAAGGTATTTCATGTTTTTGAATAATAGTTGTAAATATGCTTAATAAGTAGTGCATGACTCTAGGGCGGAAACAAATGCATTCTAAGTGGTTTTAATAGGGCtttctgtcatgttctgacctttatttcctttgttttgtctttatttagtatggtcagggtgtgagttggggtgggcagtctgtgtttctatgttttttctatttctgtgtttggcctgatatggttcttaatcagaggcagctgtttatcgttgtccctgattgagaaccatatttaggtaggtttcactgttggtttgtgggtgtttgtttccgtgtgagtgtttgtcgccacacggtactgtttcggtttggtttattgttttgtatttcatagtgttcagttctttccttattaaaatcgtcatgaacacttaccacgccgcatcttagAAAATTACTAAATTAAAAGTGAaactcacccagtaaaatactacttgagtaaaagtctaaaagtatttgcttttaaatatACTTTAGTATCAAAAGCCAAAGTAAtggctaaaatatacttaataagtatcaaaactatgaataatttcaaattccttatatataggaatttgtacgagatcttcagtttcttggcaagttctcgcatggaatagccttcatttctcagaacaagaatagactgacgagtttcagaaggaagttatttgtttctggccattttgagcctgtaatctaacacaaatgctgatgttacagatactcaactagtctaaaggccagttttattgcttctttaattagaacaacagttttcatctgtgctaacaattgcaaaagggttttctaatgatcaattatccttttaaaattataaacttggattagctaacacaacgtgccattggaacacaggagtgatggttgctgataatggggctCTGTACACctatgccgtttccagctacaatagtcatttacaacattcgcaaagtctacattgtatttctgatcaattctttgttattttaatggagaaaaaaaaagtgcttttctttaaaaaacaaggacatttctaagtgaccccaaactgttgaacggtagtgtacgtatcaaaagtaaaagtataaatcatttcaaattgctTATATTAAACAAAACATACGGCACAAATGTTTTTGTTCATTtactgatagccaggggcacactccaacacagacatcatttactgatagccaggggcacactccaacacgtACATAATTtactgatagccaggggcacactccaacacagacataatttactgatagccaggggcacactccaacacagacatcttttactgatagccaggggcacactccaacacatacataatttactgatagccaggggcacactccaacacagacataatttactgatagccaggggcacactccaacacagacataatttactgatagccaggggcacactccaacacagacatcttttactgatagccaggggcacactccaacacatacataatttactgatagccaggggcacactccaacacagacatcttttactgatagccaggggcacactccaacacatacataatttactgatagccaggggcacactccaacacagacataatttactgatagccaggggcacactacaacacagacataatttactgatagccaggggcacactccaacacagacatcatttactgatagccaggggcacactacaacacagacatcatttactgatagccaggggcacactacaacacagacatcatttactgatagccaggggcacactccaacacagacatcttttactgatagccaggggcacactccaacacagacataatttactgatagccaggggcacactccaacacatacataatttactgatagccaggggcacactccaacacagacatcatttacaaacaaagcatttgtgtttagtgagtcctccaggtcagaggcagtagggataaccagggatgttctcttgataagtatgtgaattggaccattttcctgtcaaaatgtaacgagtacttttgggtgtcagcaaaaatgtatggagtgaaaagtacattattttctttaggaatgttgtgaagtaaaagtagtcaaaaatataaactgTAAAGAaatagtacagatacccccaaaaacgacttaagtagtacttcaaagtattttttacttaagtactttacaccactaccTGCTGAGAAGGAAGCGGGTGCTGTCTCATGAACTCTGTGACCTAATGGAGCATGGGCCTGACCTTTAGCCATCTGGAGAAACAGTCTGGCATCTGCAGGGACAGATCTggagaggccacacacacacacacaaaacaaaataatgtGATGATAGGGTGTAGTTTTAGTATCATGTGAACCAAAATACCTTTCTGCAATCTGCAGCCCAACCTGGGCCAACGGCTCCACACTCTGGCCAAACTGGGCAGCATTCGGAGCACTGGCATTGCCCAGGACATGGCGGACATAGACGCCCTAAatcagagagaaagatagattgAGAAAAAGAGAGTGGGAATGACAGACAGAATAAAGCGAGAAAAATCACAATTTATGATCCGCTGTGATCCATTTACGATCCTCCTGAATTTATGATCCTCCTGATTTTCCCATCAGCATGAAAAAGGGAAAATGCCAATGGTGTCTATTTTCAACCGGGGGTCAGAGATGGATGAAAGCCAATgcagattgatgaagaaaaaaaacttttgaATTTAAGCCTCTCCTCTTTACAGAACACACCCCAGGAGTCTGCTTTGGTTTGCTGTGTTCAGGTACACGACGAAAGATAATGAAAGCAGACAAgataaaaaagtgtgtgtgtgtgtgtgtctttatgaGATTTAATTAGATGAGAATGTGGACCTGGGAATAGTTTGAGCTCATTAGCTGCCTCTTCAGCTGAACAGCCCCAAAGAGATGACAAGCTGGGAGATAGAGAAACTcctacagtgtgtttgtgtgttccttCATTTACACCAGTCCATCTAACGTCAGTGAAAAGGTGCATCTTATCACACAGCTCTATGGGGAGTAATTATACACCCCTTAATGCACcctgtgtgcatgtttgtgtgtgaaagagagagactaaCCTGAGCAATCCCTGCCATCTTAAAGACATGGAGGGCCAGGTAGAAGTTGAGCTGAGGCAGAGAGAATGGGATCCCTCGGCAGTGGCAGTAGATGGAGATCAGGTCCTCAGGAGCGGGTACACTTGGCCattgagagagaaatacagacatTGGAAACTTAAGGCGTCCACATACATAGGTTCGGTTAGCTTCTATCAGAATTAGGCTTGGCGAAGCGACTGTCTTTGCTCTCATACTCCCAAAAGCCCTTCACTTGAAAAAGTAGGAAAAAAATAGGCAATATTACTGTTGTTTGTCCCTTTTGAGCCACCGTAGCAACAACATAGGCAgaaacacttcctcaaa is a window encoding:
- the acad11 gene encoding acyl-CoA dehydrogenase family member 11 isoform X2 yields the protein MRAKTVASPSLILIEANRTYVCGRLKFPMSVFLSQWPSVPAPEDLISIYCHCRGIPFSLPQLNFYLALHVFKMAGIAQGVYVRHVLGNASAPNAAQFGQSVEPLAQVGLQIAERC
- the acad11 gene encoding acyl-CoA dehydrogenase family member 11 isoform X1, coding for MRAKTVASPSLILIEANRTYVCGRLKFPMSVFLSQWPSVPAPEDLISIYCHCRGIPFSLPQLNFYLALHVFKMAGIAQGVYVRHVLGNASAPNAAQFGQSVEPLAQVGLQIAERWFGMSRTAE